One Brassica napus cultivar Da-Ae chromosome C2, Da-Ae, whole genome shotgun sequence DNA window includes the following coding sequences:
- the LOC106410417 gene encoding membrane-associated protein VIPP1, chloroplastic produces the protein MALKASPIAGLFPPLRPTASTSNRPCTLRVLPLRTSFFGNSGGALRVNELRLACANRLKCNAHGPTMNLFERFSRVVKSYANALISSFEDPEKILEQTVIEMNSDLTKMRQATAQVLASQKQLENKYKASKQSSDDWYKRAQLALAKGDEDLAREALKRRKSFADNAAALKTQLDQQKGVVDNLVSNTRLLESKIQEAKAKKDTLLARARTAKTATKVQEMIGTVNTSGALSAFEKMEEKVMAMESEADALTQIGTDELEGKFQMLETSSVDDDLANLKNELSGSSKKGELPPGRSTVAASTGYPFKDSEIENELNELRRKANDF, from the exons CAGGGTACTTCCCCTCCGAACCTCCTTCTTCGGAAACTCCG GTGGAGCTTTGAGAGTGAACGAGCTGAGACTAGCTTGTGCTAATAGATTGAAGTGCAATGCTCATGGTCCTACCATGAATCTTTTTGAAAGATTCTCTAGGGTTGTCAAG TCATATGCCAATGCACTTATAAGCTCCTTCGAAGACCCTGAGAAAATCCTCGAGCAAACTGTTATTGAAATGAATAGTGATTTGACCAAGATGCGTCAAGCCACTGCACAG GTCTTGGCATCACAAAAGCAGTTGGAGAACAAATATAAAGCTTCAAAGCAATCTTCTGATGATTG GTACAAAAGGGCACAACTTGCTCTTGCTAAAGGAGATGAGGATCTTGCACGTGAAGCCCTTAAACGAAGAAAGTCTTTTGCT GACAACGCTGCTGCTCTGAAAACTCAACTAGATCAGCAGAAAGGTGTTGTCGACAATCTTGTTTCAAATACGAGG CTATTGGAGAGCAAGATACAAGAGGCGAAAGCAAAGAAAGATACGCTCCTTGCACGTGCTCGCACTGCTAA GACTGCAACCAAAGTGCAAGAGATGATAGGGACAGTGAATACAAGCGGTGCTCTATCAGCCTTTGAGAAAATGGAGGAGAAAG TGATGGCCATGGAGTCTGAAGCAGATGCACTTACTCAGATTGGAACAGATGAACTCGAGGGAAAG TTTCAAATGCTTGAAACTTCATCTGTGGATGATGATCTTGCAAACTTGAAGAATGAGTTGTCCGGGAGCTCAAAG AAAGGAGAGCTTCCTCCAGGGAGAAGCACGGTCGCAGCAAGCACGGGATACCCGTTCAAGGACTCGGAGATCGAGAACGAACTAAACGAATTACGAAGGAAAGCTAACGACTTTTAG
- the LOC106411173 gene encoding acyl carrier protein 2, mitochondrial: MAARNALLRYLRVNVNPSLVNPTTICARESALPFTVLLRRFSEEVRGSFLDKSDVTDRVITVVKNFQRVDPSKVTPKAHFLNDLGLDSLDSVEVVMALEEEFKFEIPDNEADKILSVDQAVDFIASHPQAT; the protein is encoded by the exons ATGGCGGCGAGAAATGCTCTTCTTCGATACCTCCGAGTCAACGTCAATCCATCACTTGTAAACCCTACAACAATCTGCGCTCGAGAATCAGCACTCCCTTTCACCGTACTTCTTCGGCGTTTCTCAGAGGAAGTGAGAGGATCGTTTCTCGACAAATCTGACGTCACAGATCGCGTAATCACTGTCGTCAAGAACTTCCAAAGAGTCGATCCCTCAAAG GTAACACCAAAAGCCCATTTCCTTAACGATCTCGGGTTAGACAGTTTGGACAGTGTGGAAGTTGTGATGGCATTGGAGGAAGAATTTAAATTTGAGATCCCTGATAATGAAGCTGACAAGATCCTGTCCGTCGATCAAGCGGTTGATTTTATCGCCTCTCATCCTCAGGCTACTTAA
- the LOC106408182 gene encoding ER membrane protein complex subunit 10 — MNNVVLVFDVYVTVTVDLYARFVFDDAGSRESELLVDDDEFGLEGAKPQSTQQQTPTTRKRYSDPDSDSKVQFTLEHGFGDSHFSPAGTFSARLKSWSHGGKTLTKLRFSRNGFSDEEKDTFKNLLTGDDFYRIRVPSSVISPPGKEFVVASVRAASLSLPFLRCLPRDGLDEHFVIHMEGANILAASYGSLGACQYPRQFKLPAKWSFNSHTILKCSEQAPRTPIFTEEILGGENADGEVEPPPERSFWAKYWMYLIPLGLVVMNAVTQATNMAEEQTGGQAGGSQVQQSARRR, encoded by the exons ATGAACAACgtggttttggtttttgatgTTTATGTTACAGTCACTGTAGATTTATACGCCAGGTTCGTTTTCGAT GATGCAGGATCTAGAGAATCTGAGCTCCTCGTTGACGACGACGAGTTTGGTCTCGAAGGAGCAAAACCCCAATCCACACAACAACAAACTCCCACTACCCGCAAACGCTACTCAGATCCCGATTCGGATTCCAAAGTCCAATTCACTCTCGAACACGGCTTCGGCGACTCTCATTTCTCCCCCGCCGGCACTTTCTCTGCTCGCCTCAAATCCTGGAGCCATGGCGGAAAG ACTTTAACGAAGCTGAGGTTCTCAAGGAATGGCTTCTCTGACGAAGAGAAAGATACTTTCAAA AATCTGTTGACAGGAGATGACTTTTATAGGATCAGAGTTCCTTCCAGTGTCATCAGCCCACCAGGGAAAGAGTTTGTGGTTGCATCTGTCAGAGCTGCAAGTCTATCTCTACCTTTTTTG AGATGTCTACCACGGGATGGCTTGGATGAGCATTTCGTTATCCACATG GAAGGTGCCAACATCTTGGCAGCAAGTTATGGTTCTCTTGGGGCGTGCCAATATCCTCGACAGTTCAAACTT CCAGCAAAATGGTCTTTCAACTCCCACACAATTCTGAAGTGTAGTGAGCAGGCACCAAG AACTCCAATATTCACTGAGGAGATTCTAGGCGGTGAGAATGCAGATGGCGAAGTTGAACCACCACCAGAGAGATCATTTTGGGCGAAATAT TGGATGTACTTGATACCATTGGGACTCGTTGTGATGAACGCTGTGACACAAGCAACAAACATGGCTGAAGAACAAACAGGTGGTCAGGCAGGAGGGTCACAAGTGCAGCAATCAGCCAGGAGAAGATGA
- the LOC106448515 gene encoding glutathione S-transferase T3-like: MNTTTGFVNLMYSQSSVDLESPEPAWFGSQGPDEFVFHPGVESSFQPAVQSAVQPTVESANKGRRKWSPNEDKILIGAWLNTSKDPVVSCDQKAERFWKRIVDYYNASPQLVGTVPRELGPAKQRWARINEQVCKFVGCYEAALRGQRSGQNEDDVMKAALDSFFNIYEHKFSLEHAWRELRHDQKWCTTYMVKDGGKEKRKPVVDVDTEDDVAEPESRPVGVKAAKAAGKRNKSGKEEEMSQLQSIMEMKEKLSKQKILERLLAKKDPLSEMEESLKLKLMTEML; encoded by the coding sequence ATGAATACCACAACCGGCTTTGTTAATCTAATGTATAGTCAATCTTCAGTTGATCTTGAGTCACCCGAACCAGCTTGGTTCGGGTCCCAAGGTCCTGATGAGTTTGTTTTCCACCCTGGTGTCGAGTCTTCTTTCCAACCTGCTGTCCAGTCTGCTGTGCAGCCTACTGTCGAGTCTGCTAACAAAGGGAGGAGGAAATGGTCTCCTAATGAGGATAAAATCCTCATTGGTGCTTGGCTTAACACCAGCAAAGACCCCGTTGTCAGCTGTGACCAGAAAGCTGAACGTTTCTGGAAGAGAATTGTTGACTACTACAACGCAAGCCCTCAACTGGTTGGGACAGTACCTAGAGAGCTTGGTCCAGCGAAGCAGCGGTGGGCTAGGATTAACGAGCAGGTCTGTAAGTTCGTTGGATGCTATGAGGCGGCGTTGAGGGGGCAGAGAAGTGGTCAGAATGAAGACGATGTGATGAAAGCTGCCCTCGACTCATTCTTCAACATTTATGAGCACAAGTTCAGCCTCGAACATGCGTGGAGGGAGCTGAGGCATGACCAGAAATGGTGCACCACCTATATGGTTAAAGATGGTGGGAAGGAGAAGCGCAAACCAGTGGTAGACGTTGATACAGAAGATGATGTTGCCGAACCTGAAAGCAGACCAGTTGGTGTGAAAGCTGCTAAAGCAGCTGGTAAGAGGAATAAGAGTGGCAAGGAAGAAGAGATGTCACAGCTTCAGTCCATCATGGAAATGAAAGAAAAGCTCTCTAAACAAAAGATTCTAGAACGTTTACTTGCCAAAAAAGATCCTCTCTCCGAGATGGAAGAATCTCTTAAACTAAAACTCATGACTGAGATGTTATGA
- the LOC125581947 gene encoding uncharacterized protein At4g04775-like has translation MGQDYSYTQPSSEEFDINSLLEAEAALYGDEAQSSYIIAEADQYPPEPEADEGIPRTCYCGSEVVVETSYTRKDPGRRYFSCNNVDDGDSHIWKWWDVAIQEELRETQTQLRMVKDQFFESDQKVAKLDKIVGVLTKKTSVINYGLAKGISVLVLVILVIVMGW, from the coding sequence ATGGGACAAGACTATAGCTACACGCAGCCTTCATCAGAGGAGTTCGACATCAACTCTTTACTTGAAGCAGAAGCTGCTCTCTACGGGGATGAAGCTCAGAGTAGCTACATAATTGCAGAGGCGGATCAGTACCCACCAGAACCTGAGGCTGATGAAGGAATACCGAGGACATGCTATTGCGGTAGTGAGGTTGTTGTTGAAACCTCGTACACTCGTAAAGATCCAGGAAGGAGGTACTTCTCCTGCAACAACGTTGACGATGGAGACTCCCACATCTGGAAATGGTGGGATGTGGCGATTCAAGAAGAGCTTCGTGAAACGCAGACACAACTTAGGATGGTCAAGGATCAATTCTTTGAGAGTGACCAGAAGGTGGCTAAGCTTGACAAGATCGTGGGTGTGTTAACTAAGAAGACATCAGTGATTAACTATGGTTTGGCAAAGGGAATTAGTGTACTGGTGTTGGTGATACTGGTCATCGTTATGGGCTGGTAA